From Nicotiana tabacum cultivar K326 chromosome 22, ASM71507v2, whole genome shotgun sequence, one genomic window encodes:
- the LOC107764684 gene encoding YTH domain-containing protein ECT2 isoform X4: MVRSSHWIGYDGSGNEWEDYTRYVNPEGVEMTGAYGDNGSFMYQHGYGYAPYSPYSPATSPVPTVGHDGQLYGAQHYHYPYFQPLPPTSTPYTTPVAPAKGEIATSAAADQAPLSVDSANGNSNGIANGGVKGNTAPTPVRPAFQHSSLNANGSFGRSGALPGGVASGYQDPRFGFDGVRSPIPWLDGSMFTDGQARPVASNPITPSFSNGGAVPSSKNQNVHPHLMGLHHPRPSSGMNTANGYMNTLYPNKFYGRYGNTFSSGMGFGSNRYDSRATGRGWTPVDNRFKPRGRGNSFYGYGNENMDGLNELNRGPRGKGSKNQKGFTPVALAVKGQNIPLTVTNDAEKDKPSLIPDKEQYNRPDFPVTYTDAKFFIIKSYSEDDVHKSIKYNVWASTPNGNKKLDAAYQEAQQKSGGCPVFLFFSVNTSGQFVGVAEMVGPVDFNKSVEYWQQDKWIGCFPVKWHIVKDVPNSLLKHITLENNENKPVTNSRDTQEVKMEQGLQVIKIFKDHVSKQCILDDFEFYEDRQKRIQEKKAKQQLFQKQVWEGKATEEKNKDNSNGELKSQKLSEVSAVLNKGSLPAAQANGEVKLAENGSVTKLGDDVKVAKPVTVSDKKPVAKGIANGVVN, translated from the exons ATGGTCAGATCCAGTCACTGGATCG GGTATGATGGTTCTGGTAATGAATGGGAGGACTATACAAGATATGTGAACCCAGAGGGAGTTGAGATGACT GGAGCTTATGGGGACAACGGGTCATTTATGTATCAGCATGGCTATGGTTATGCACCCTATAGTCCATATTCACCTGCTACTTCACCTGTCCCGACTGTGGGGCATGACGGCCAGCTTTATGGAGCACAACACTACCACTATCCATATTTCCAGCCCCTCCCTCCAACCAGTACTCCATACACTACTCCAGTTGCTCCGGCCAAAGGTGAGATCGCCACCTCTGCTGCTGCTGACCAAGCACCATTGTCTGTGGATTCCGCTAATGGAAATTCTAATGGCATTGCAAATGGTGGTGTAAAGGGAAATACTGCGCCTACGCCTGTGAGACCTGCATTCCAGCATTCATCCTTAAATGCTAATGGCTCTTTTGGACGAAGTGGTGCCTTGCCTGGAGGAGTTGCTTCGGGCTATCAGGATCCTAGATTTGGTTTTGATGGTGTAAGGTCTCCCATTCCATGGTTAGATGGGTCAATGTTTACTGATGGGCAAGCTAGGCCAGTGGCGAGCAATCCTATTACACCTTCATTTTCAAATGGCGGTGCTGTTCCATCATCAAAAAATCAGAACGTTCATCCACATCTAATG GGCTTGCACCACCCTAGGCCCTCGTCTGGCATGAATACAGCTAATGGGTATATGAATACGTTGTATCCCAATAAATTTTATGGGCGGTATGGGAACACATTCAGTTCTGGCATGGGCTTTGGATCTAACAGGTATGACTCTCGCGCTACAGGTCGTGGGTGGACGCCGGTTGACAACAGGTTTAAACCCAGGGGTAGAGGAAATAGTTTCTATGGCTATGGTAACGAGAACATGGATGGTTTAAATGAGCTCAACAGGGGACCAAGAGGTAAAGGTTCCAAGAATCAGAAGGGTTTTACACCAGTTGCTTTGGCAGTCAAGGGGCAGAACATCCCCCTAACCGTAACCAATGATGCCGAGAAAGATAAACCAAGCCTGATTCCTGACAAAGAACAGTACAACCGTCCAGATTTTCCTGTGACATATACTGATGCCAAGTTTTTTATCATCAAGTCTTACAGTGAAGATGATGTGCACAAAAGCATCAAATATAATGTGTGGGCTAGCACACCAAATGGTAACAAGAAGCTTGATGCTGCATATCAGGAGGCTCAACAAAAATCTGGAGGCTGTCctgtctttcttttcttctcg GTAAATACAAGTGGTCAATTTGTTGGTGTTGCAGAGATGGTAGGACCAGTTGATTTCAACAAGAGTGTGGAGTATTGGCAGCAAGACAAGTGGATCGGCTGCTTTCCTGTAAAGTGGCACATTGTGAAGGATGTACCAAACAGCTTGTTGAAACACATCACGCTGGAGAACAACGAGAACAAGCCTGTTACCAACAGTAGAGATACTCAGGAG GTTAAAATGGAGCAGGGCCTGCAGGTGATAAAGATATTTAAAGATCATGTTAGCAAACAGTGCAtccttgatgattttgagttctATGAGGATCGTCAAAAGAGAATTCAGGAAAAGAAGGCCAAGCAGCAGCTTTTCCAGAAGCAG GTGTGGGAAGGCAAAGCCACTGAAGAGAAGAATAAAGACAACTCCAACGGCGAACTTAAATCCCAGAAACTTTCAGAAGTTTCTGCTGTTTTGAACAAGGGAAGTTTACCAGCTGCTCAGGCTAATGGAGAGGTCAAGCTTGCGGAAAATGGATCAGTTACAAAATTAGGAGACGATGTGAAGGTTGCTAAACCAGTCACTGTATCCGACAAGAAACCTGTAGCTAAGGGGATTGCAAATGGGGTTGTTAATTGA
- the LOC107764684 gene encoding YTH domain-containing protein ECT4 isoform X2, producing the protein MAAVAPPADQAADLLQKLSLDSQNKTLEIAEPKKKPVDSKDVGNGQIQSLDRSVTPLLPDFMDPTLCYVPNGYPSYYYGYDGSGNEWEDYTRYVNPEGVEMTGAYGDNGSFMYQHGYGYAPYSPYSPATSPVPTVGHDGQLYGAQHYHYPYFQPLPPTSTPYTTPVAPAKGEIATSAAADQAPLSVDSANGNSNGIANGGVKGNTAPTPVRPAFQHSSLNANGSFGRSGALPGGVASGYQDPRFGFDGVRSPIPWLDGSMFTDGQARPVASNPITPSFSNGGAVPSSKNQNVHPHLMGLHHPRPSSGMNTANGYMNTLYPNKFYGRYGNTFSSGMGFGSNRYDSRATGRGWTPVDNRFKPRGRGNSFYGYGNENMDGLNELNRGPRGKGSKNQKGFTPVALAVKGQNIPLTVTNDAEKDKPSLIPDKEQYNRPDFPVTYTDAKFFIIKSYSEDDVHKSIKYNVWASTPNGNKKLDAAYQEAQQKSGGCPVFLFFSVNTSGQFVGVAEMVGPVDFNKSVEYWQQDKWIGCFPVKWHIVKDVPNSLLKHITLENNENKPVTNSRDTQEVKMEQGLQVIKIFKDHVSKQCILDDFEFYEDRQKRIQEKKAKQQLFQKQVWEGKATEEKNKDNSNGELKSQKLSEVSAVLNKGSLPAAQANGEVKLAENGSVTKLGDDVKVAKPVTVSDKKPVAKGIANGVVN; encoded by the exons ATGGCAGCTGTTGCTCCTCCTGCTGATC AAGCTGCAGATTTGCTGCAGAAGTTGTCATTGGATTCTCAAAATAAGACACTTGAAATTGCAGAGCCAAAAAAGAAG CCTGTGGACTCCAAAGACGTGGGAAATGGTCAGATCCAGTCACTGGATCGGTCAGTTACCCCTCTATTGCCTGACTTCATGGATCCAACTTTGTGCTATGTTCCTAATGGCTATCCCTCTTACTATTATG GGTATGATGGTTCTGGTAATGAATGGGAGGACTATACAAGATATGTGAACCCAGAGGGAGTTGAGATGACT GGAGCTTATGGGGACAACGGGTCATTTATGTATCAGCATGGCTATGGTTATGCACCCTATAGTCCATATTCACCTGCTACTTCACCTGTCCCGACTGTGGGGCATGACGGCCAGCTTTATGGAGCACAACACTACCACTATCCATATTTCCAGCCCCTCCCTCCAACCAGTACTCCATACACTACTCCAGTTGCTCCGGCCAAAGGTGAGATCGCCACCTCTGCTGCTGCTGACCAAGCACCATTGTCTGTGGATTCCGCTAATGGAAATTCTAATGGCATTGCAAATGGTGGTGTAAAGGGAAATACTGCGCCTACGCCTGTGAGACCTGCATTCCAGCATTCATCCTTAAATGCTAATGGCTCTTTTGGACGAAGTGGTGCCTTGCCTGGAGGAGTTGCTTCGGGCTATCAGGATCCTAGATTTGGTTTTGATGGTGTAAGGTCTCCCATTCCATGGTTAGATGGGTCAATGTTTACTGATGGGCAAGCTAGGCCAGTGGCGAGCAATCCTATTACACCTTCATTTTCAAATGGCGGTGCTGTTCCATCATCAAAAAATCAGAACGTTCATCCACATCTAATG GGCTTGCACCACCCTAGGCCCTCGTCTGGCATGAATACAGCTAATGGGTATATGAATACGTTGTATCCCAATAAATTTTATGGGCGGTATGGGAACACATTCAGTTCTGGCATGGGCTTTGGATCTAACAGGTATGACTCTCGCGCTACAGGTCGTGGGTGGACGCCGGTTGACAACAGGTTTAAACCCAGGGGTAGAGGAAATAGTTTCTATGGCTATGGTAACGAGAACATGGATGGTTTAAATGAGCTCAACAGGGGACCAAGAGGTAAAGGTTCCAAGAATCAGAAGGGTTTTACACCAGTTGCTTTGGCAGTCAAGGGGCAGAACATCCCCCTAACCGTAACCAATGATGCCGAGAAAGATAAACCAAGCCTGATTCCTGACAAAGAACAGTACAACCGTCCAGATTTTCCTGTGACATATACTGATGCCAAGTTTTTTATCATCAAGTCTTACAGTGAAGATGATGTGCACAAAAGCATCAAATATAATGTGTGGGCTAGCACACCAAATGGTAACAAGAAGCTTGATGCTGCATATCAGGAGGCTCAACAAAAATCTGGAGGCTGTCctgtctttcttttcttctcg GTAAATACAAGTGGTCAATTTGTTGGTGTTGCAGAGATGGTAGGACCAGTTGATTTCAACAAGAGTGTGGAGTATTGGCAGCAAGACAAGTGGATCGGCTGCTTTCCTGTAAAGTGGCACATTGTGAAGGATGTACCAAACAGCTTGTTGAAACACATCACGCTGGAGAACAACGAGAACAAGCCTGTTACCAACAGTAGAGATACTCAGGAG GTTAAAATGGAGCAGGGCCTGCAGGTGATAAAGATATTTAAAGATCATGTTAGCAAACAGTGCAtccttgatgattttgagttctATGAGGATCGTCAAAAGAGAATTCAGGAAAAGAAGGCCAAGCAGCAGCTTTTCCAGAAGCAG GTGTGGGAAGGCAAAGCCACTGAAGAGAAGAATAAAGACAACTCCAACGGCGAACTTAAATCCCAGAAACTTTCAGAAGTTTCTGCTGTTTTGAACAAGGGAAGTTTACCAGCTGCTCAGGCTAATGGAGAGGTCAAGCTTGCGGAAAATGGATCAGTTACAAAATTAGGAGACGATGTGAAGGTTGCTAAACCAGTCACTGTATCCGACAAGAAACCTGTAGCTAAGGGGATTGCAAATGGGGTTGTTAATTGA
- the LOC107764685 gene encoding YTH domain-containing protein ECT4-like, with amino-acid sequence MAAGAPPVDQAAGLLQNLSLESQNKNLEIAEPKKKPSVDSKNVGNGQNQSMNRSVTPLLPEFIDPNFCYLPNGYPSTAAYYYGYDASGNEWEDYSRYLNLDGVEMPGVYGDNGSLIYHHGYGYAPYSPYSPATSPAPTLGHDGQLYGSQQYHYPYFQPLPPTSNSYTTPVALPKGEIATSAAAAAADQASLSVDSANGISNGIANGGVKGNAGPTLVRPAFQNPSVNANGSYGRGALPGGAASGYQDPRLGFDGVRSPIPWIDGSMFTDGQARPVSSNSFTPSFSNGSAVPSSKNQNVHPHLMGFHHPRPSSGMNTTNGYMNRLYPNKLYGGRYGNTFGTGMGFGSNGYDTRTTGRGWMTVDNRFKPRGRGNSFYGYSNENMDGLNELNRGPRGKGSKNQKGFTPVALAVKGQNIPLTVTNDSEKDKPSLIPDREQYNCPDFPVAYTDAKFFIIKSYSEDDVHKSIKYNVWASTPNGNKKLDSAYQEAQQKSGGCPVFLFFSVNTSGQFVGVAEMVGPVDFNKSVEYWQQDKWIGCFPVKWHIVKDVPNSLLKHITLENNENKPVTNSRDTQEVKMEQGLQVIKIFKDHISKQCILDDFEFYEDRQKRIQEKKAKQQLFQKQSQAWEGKATEEKKKEHTKLEPKSQKPSEVPAGLNKESLPTAPTNGVVKLTENASVTKGDDTNGAKPVTVAEKKPVAKGIANGVANGC; translated from the exons ATGGCTGCTGGTGCTCCTCCTGTTGATC AAGCTGCAGGCTTGCTGCAGAATTTGTCATTGGAGTCTCAGAATAAGAATCTTGAAATTGCAGAGCCAAAAAAGAAG CCTTCTGTTGACTCAAAAAACGTGGGAAATGGACAGAACCAGTCTATGAATCGATCCGTGACCCCTCTGTTGCCGGAATTCATAGATCCGAATTTTTGTTATCTTCCTAATGGTTATCCCTCTACTGCAGCATACTATTATG GATATGATGCTTCTGGTAATGAGTGGGAGGACTATTCAAGATATTTGAATCTGGATGGAGTTGAGATGCCC GGAGTTTATGGGGACAACGGGTCGCTTATCTATCATCATGGCTATGGTTATGCACCCTACAGTCCATATTCACCTGCTACTTCCCCTGCCCCAACTTTGGGGCATGATGGCCAGCTCTATGGATCACAGCAATACCACTATCCGTATTTCCAGCCCCTCCCTCCAACCAGTAATTCATACACTACTCCAGTTGCCCTGCCAAAAGGTGAGATCGCCACCTCTGCTGCCGCTGCTGCTGCTGACCAAGCATCATTGTCTGTTGATTCTGCTAATGGAATTTCTAATGGCATTGCCAATGGTGGTGTAAAGGGAAATGCTGGGCCTACGCTTGTGAGGCCTGCGTTCCAGAACCCATCCGTAAATGCTAATGGTTCTTATGGGCGGGGTGCCTTGCCTGGAGGAGCTGCTTCAGGTTATCAGGACCCTAGATTAGGTTTTGATGGTGTGCGATCTCCCATTCCATGGATAGACGGATCAATGTTCACTGACGGGCAAGCTAGGCCAGTGTCGAGCAATTCTTTTACACCATCTTTTTCAAATGGCAGTGCTGTTCCATCATCAAAAAATCAGAATGTTCATCCGCATCTAATG GGCTTCCACCACCCAAGGCCCTCTTCTGGCATGAACACAACAAATGGGTATATGAATAGGTTGTACCCCAATAAGCTGTATGGGGGGCGTTATGGTAACACATTCGGTACTGGCATGGGCTTTGGATCCAATGGATATGATACTCGCACTACAGGTCGTGGGTGGATGACGGTTGACAACAGGTTCAAACCCAGGGGTAGAGGAAATAGTTTTTATGGTTACAGTAATGAGAACATGGATGGTTTAAATGAGCTCAACAGGGGACCTAGAGGTAAAGGTTCCAAGAATCAAAAGGGTTTTACACCAGTCGCGCTGGCAGTCAAGGGCCAGAACATTCCGCTCACTGTAACCAATGATTCCGAGAAAGATAAACCGAGCCTGATTCCTGACAGAGAACAATACAACTGTCCGGATTTTCCAGTGGCATATACTGATGCCAAGTTTTTTATAATCAAGTCTTACAGTGAGGATGATGTGCACAAAAGCATTAAATATAATGTTTGGGCTAGCACACCAAATGGTAACAAGAAGCTTGATTCTGCTTACCAGGAGGCTCAACAAAAGTCTGGAGGTTGCccagtttttcttttcttctcg GTAAATACAAGTGGTCAGTTTGTTGGTGTTGCAGAGATGGTAGGACCAGTTGATTTCAACAAGAGTGTGGAGTATTGGCAGCAAGACAAATGGATCGGTTGTTTTCCTGTCAAGTGGCACATCGTGAAGGATGTACCAAACAGCTTGTTGAAACACATCACGCTGGAGAACAACGAGAACAAGCCTGTTACCAACAGTAGAGATACTCAGGAG GTTAAAATGGAGCAGGGCCTGCAGGTGATAAAGATATTTAAAGATCATATTAGCAAACAGTGCAtccttgatgattttgagttctATGAGGATCGTCAGAAGAGAATTCAGGAAAAGAAGGCCAAGCAGCAGCTATTCCAGAAGCAG TCGCAAGCATGGGAAGGCAAAGCTActgaagagaagaagaaagaacatACGAAGTTGGAACCAAAGTCCCAGAAACCTTCAGAAGTTCCTGCTGGTTTGAACAAGGAAAGTTTACCCACTGCTCCGACTAACGGGGTGGTCAAGCTTACGGAAAATGCATCAGTTACAAAGGGAGATGATACGAATGGTGCTAAACCAGTCACTGTAGCAGAAAAGAAACCTGTAGCTAAAGGGATAGCAAATGGAGTTGCTAATGGATGCTAG
- the LOC107764684 gene encoding YTH domain-containing protein ECT4 isoform X1, translating into MAAVAPPADQAADLLQKLSLDSQNKTLEIAEPKKKPVDSKDVGNGQIQSLDRSVTPLLPDFMDPTLCYVPNGYPSYYYGYDGSGNEWEDYTRYVNPEGVEMTGAYGDNGSFMYQHGYGYAPYSPYSPATSPVPTVGHDGQLYGAQHYHYPYFQPLPPTSTPYTTPVAPAKGEIATSAAADQAPLSVDSANGNSNGIANGGVKGNTAPTPVRPAFQHSSLNANGSFGRSGALPGGVASGYQDPRFGFDGVRSPIPWLDGSMFTDGQARPVASNPITPSFSNGGAVPSSKNQNVHPHLMGLHHPRPSSGMNTANGYMNTLYPNKFYGRYGNTFSSGMGFGSNRYDSRATGRGWTPVDNRFKPRGRGNSFYGYGNENMDGLNELNRGPRGKGSKNQKGFTPVALAVKGQNIPLTVTNDAEKDKPSLIPDKEQYNRPDFPVTYTDAKFFIIKSYSEDDVHKSIKYNVWASTPNGNKKLDAAYQEAQQKSGGCPVFLFFSVNTSGQFVGVAEMVGPVDFNKSVEYWQQDKWIGCFPVKWHIVKDVPNSLLKHITLENNENKPVTNSRDTQEVKMEQGLQVIKIFKDHVSKQCILDDFEFYEDRQKRIQEKKAKQQLFQKQSQVWEGKATEEKNKDNSNGELKSQKLSEVSAVLNKGSLPAAQANGEVKLAENGSVTKLGDDVKVAKPVTVSDKKPVAKGIANGVVN; encoded by the exons ATGGCAGCTGTTGCTCCTCCTGCTGATC AAGCTGCAGATTTGCTGCAGAAGTTGTCATTGGATTCTCAAAATAAGACACTTGAAATTGCAGAGCCAAAAAAGAAG CCTGTGGACTCCAAAGACGTGGGAAATGGTCAGATCCAGTCACTGGATCGGTCAGTTACCCCTCTATTGCCTGACTTCATGGATCCAACTTTGTGCTATGTTCCTAATGGCTATCCCTCTTACTATTATG GGTATGATGGTTCTGGTAATGAATGGGAGGACTATACAAGATATGTGAACCCAGAGGGAGTTGAGATGACT GGAGCTTATGGGGACAACGGGTCATTTATGTATCAGCATGGCTATGGTTATGCACCCTATAGTCCATATTCACCTGCTACTTCACCTGTCCCGACTGTGGGGCATGACGGCCAGCTTTATGGAGCACAACACTACCACTATCCATATTTCCAGCCCCTCCCTCCAACCAGTACTCCATACACTACTCCAGTTGCTCCGGCCAAAGGTGAGATCGCCACCTCTGCTGCTGCTGACCAAGCACCATTGTCTGTGGATTCCGCTAATGGAAATTCTAATGGCATTGCAAATGGTGGTGTAAAGGGAAATACTGCGCCTACGCCTGTGAGACCTGCATTCCAGCATTCATCCTTAAATGCTAATGGCTCTTTTGGACGAAGTGGTGCCTTGCCTGGAGGAGTTGCTTCGGGCTATCAGGATCCTAGATTTGGTTTTGATGGTGTAAGGTCTCCCATTCCATGGTTAGATGGGTCAATGTTTACTGATGGGCAAGCTAGGCCAGTGGCGAGCAATCCTATTACACCTTCATTTTCAAATGGCGGTGCTGTTCCATCATCAAAAAATCAGAACGTTCATCCACATCTAATG GGCTTGCACCACCCTAGGCCCTCGTCTGGCATGAATACAGCTAATGGGTATATGAATACGTTGTATCCCAATAAATTTTATGGGCGGTATGGGAACACATTCAGTTCTGGCATGGGCTTTGGATCTAACAGGTATGACTCTCGCGCTACAGGTCGTGGGTGGACGCCGGTTGACAACAGGTTTAAACCCAGGGGTAGAGGAAATAGTTTCTATGGCTATGGTAACGAGAACATGGATGGTTTAAATGAGCTCAACAGGGGACCAAGAGGTAAAGGTTCCAAGAATCAGAAGGGTTTTACACCAGTTGCTTTGGCAGTCAAGGGGCAGAACATCCCCCTAACCGTAACCAATGATGCCGAGAAAGATAAACCAAGCCTGATTCCTGACAAAGAACAGTACAACCGTCCAGATTTTCCTGTGACATATACTGATGCCAAGTTTTTTATCATCAAGTCTTACAGTGAAGATGATGTGCACAAAAGCATCAAATATAATGTGTGGGCTAGCACACCAAATGGTAACAAGAAGCTTGATGCTGCATATCAGGAGGCTCAACAAAAATCTGGAGGCTGTCctgtctttcttttcttctcg GTAAATACAAGTGGTCAATTTGTTGGTGTTGCAGAGATGGTAGGACCAGTTGATTTCAACAAGAGTGTGGAGTATTGGCAGCAAGACAAGTGGATCGGCTGCTTTCCTGTAAAGTGGCACATTGTGAAGGATGTACCAAACAGCTTGTTGAAACACATCACGCTGGAGAACAACGAGAACAAGCCTGTTACCAACAGTAGAGATACTCAGGAG GTTAAAATGGAGCAGGGCCTGCAGGTGATAAAGATATTTAAAGATCATGTTAGCAAACAGTGCAtccttgatgattttgagttctATGAGGATCGTCAAAAGAGAATTCAGGAAAAGAAGGCCAAGCAGCAGCTTTTCCAGAAGCAG TCGCAGGTGTGGGAAGGCAAAGCCACTGAAGAGAAGAATAAAGACAACTCCAACGGCGAACTTAAATCCCAGAAACTTTCAGAAGTTTCTGCTGTTTTGAACAAGGGAAGTTTACCAGCTGCTCAGGCTAATGGAGAGGTCAAGCTTGCGGAAAATGGATCAGTTACAAAATTAGGAGACGATGTGAAGGTTGCTAAACCAGTCACTGTATCCGACAAGAAACCTGTAGCTAAGGGGATTGCAAATGGGGTTGTTAATTGA
- the LOC107764684 gene encoding YTH domain-containing protein ECT2 isoform X3 encodes MVRSSHWIGYDGSGNEWEDYTRYVNPEGVEMTGAYGDNGSFMYQHGYGYAPYSPYSPATSPVPTVGHDGQLYGAQHYHYPYFQPLPPTSTPYTTPVAPAKGEIATSAAADQAPLSVDSANGNSNGIANGGVKGNTAPTPVRPAFQHSSLNANGSFGRSGALPGGVASGYQDPRFGFDGVRSPIPWLDGSMFTDGQARPVASNPITPSFSNGGAVPSSKNQNVHPHLMGLHHPRPSSGMNTANGYMNTLYPNKFYGRYGNTFSSGMGFGSNRYDSRATGRGWTPVDNRFKPRGRGNSFYGYGNENMDGLNELNRGPRGKGSKNQKGFTPVALAVKGQNIPLTVTNDAEKDKPSLIPDKEQYNRPDFPVTYTDAKFFIIKSYSEDDVHKSIKYNVWASTPNGNKKLDAAYQEAQQKSGGCPVFLFFSVNTSGQFVGVAEMVGPVDFNKSVEYWQQDKWIGCFPVKWHIVKDVPNSLLKHITLENNENKPVTNSRDTQEVKMEQGLQVIKIFKDHVSKQCILDDFEFYEDRQKRIQEKKAKQQLFQKQSQVWEGKATEEKNKDNSNGELKSQKLSEVSAVLNKGSLPAAQANGEVKLAENGSVTKLGDDVKVAKPVTVSDKKPVAKGIANGVVN; translated from the exons ATGGTCAGATCCAGTCACTGGATCG GGTATGATGGTTCTGGTAATGAATGGGAGGACTATACAAGATATGTGAACCCAGAGGGAGTTGAGATGACT GGAGCTTATGGGGACAACGGGTCATTTATGTATCAGCATGGCTATGGTTATGCACCCTATAGTCCATATTCACCTGCTACTTCACCTGTCCCGACTGTGGGGCATGACGGCCAGCTTTATGGAGCACAACACTACCACTATCCATATTTCCAGCCCCTCCCTCCAACCAGTACTCCATACACTACTCCAGTTGCTCCGGCCAAAGGTGAGATCGCCACCTCTGCTGCTGCTGACCAAGCACCATTGTCTGTGGATTCCGCTAATGGAAATTCTAATGGCATTGCAAATGGTGGTGTAAAGGGAAATACTGCGCCTACGCCTGTGAGACCTGCATTCCAGCATTCATCCTTAAATGCTAATGGCTCTTTTGGACGAAGTGGTGCCTTGCCTGGAGGAGTTGCTTCGGGCTATCAGGATCCTAGATTTGGTTTTGATGGTGTAAGGTCTCCCATTCCATGGTTAGATGGGTCAATGTTTACTGATGGGCAAGCTAGGCCAGTGGCGAGCAATCCTATTACACCTTCATTTTCAAATGGCGGTGCTGTTCCATCATCAAAAAATCAGAACGTTCATCCACATCTAATG GGCTTGCACCACCCTAGGCCCTCGTCTGGCATGAATACAGCTAATGGGTATATGAATACGTTGTATCCCAATAAATTTTATGGGCGGTATGGGAACACATTCAGTTCTGGCATGGGCTTTGGATCTAACAGGTATGACTCTCGCGCTACAGGTCGTGGGTGGACGCCGGTTGACAACAGGTTTAAACCCAGGGGTAGAGGAAATAGTTTCTATGGCTATGGTAACGAGAACATGGATGGTTTAAATGAGCTCAACAGGGGACCAAGAGGTAAAGGTTCCAAGAATCAGAAGGGTTTTACACCAGTTGCTTTGGCAGTCAAGGGGCAGAACATCCCCCTAACCGTAACCAATGATGCCGAGAAAGATAAACCAAGCCTGATTCCTGACAAAGAACAGTACAACCGTCCAGATTTTCCTGTGACATATACTGATGCCAAGTTTTTTATCATCAAGTCTTACAGTGAAGATGATGTGCACAAAAGCATCAAATATAATGTGTGGGCTAGCACACCAAATGGTAACAAGAAGCTTGATGCTGCATATCAGGAGGCTCAACAAAAATCTGGAGGCTGTCctgtctttcttttcttctcg GTAAATACAAGTGGTCAATTTGTTGGTGTTGCAGAGATGGTAGGACCAGTTGATTTCAACAAGAGTGTGGAGTATTGGCAGCAAGACAAGTGGATCGGCTGCTTTCCTGTAAAGTGGCACATTGTGAAGGATGTACCAAACAGCTTGTTGAAACACATCACGCTGGAGAACAACGAGAACAAGCCTGTTACCAACAGTAGAGATACTCAGGAG GTTAAAATGGAGCAGGGCCTGCAGGTGATAAAGATATTTAAAGATCATGTTAGCAAACAGTGCAtccttgatgattttgagttctATGAGGATCGTCAAAAGAGAATTCAGGAAAAGAAGGCCAAGCAGCAGCTTTTCCAGAAGCAG TCGCAGGTGTGGGAAGGCAAAGCCACTGAAGAGAAGAATAAAGACAACTCCAACGGCGAACTTAAATCCCAGAAACTTTCAGAAGTTTCTGCTGTTTTGAACAAGGGAAGTTTACCAGCTGCTCAGGCTAATGGAGAGGTCAAGCTTGCGGAAAATGGATCAGTTACAAAATTAGGAGACGATGTGAAGGTTGCTAAACCAGTCACTGTATCCGACAAGAAACCTGTAGCTAAGGGGATTGCAAATGGGGTTGTTAATTGA